Proteins from one Halopseudomonas pelagia genomic window:
- a CDS encoding LysR family transcriptional regulator, whose protein sequence is MSNHDISMRQLRYFVAAAETGQFSQAASKVHVSQSAITTAVMQLEERLGVKLFERMPYGVSLTAEGNKFLQHASHILDTLQDALSEPFFLSHAINGVVRVGASYTVLGYFLPNLLARFKRSYPDVEIDLIDMDRGSIEAAVKSGDLDVGLIVTSNASDLGGLEHSVLIRSRRQLWLSSSHPLMQSASITLKDIAGYAYIMPTVDEGEPSALRYWHSQNLEPQVAFRTSSMESLRGLVAHGFGVTILSDMLYRAWSLEGKRIEIRPLTDAVPPMELGLIWREGVSLNEAASAFQQFLIHACGS, encoded by the coding sequence ATGTCAAATCATGATATCTCCATGCGCCAGCTGCGCTATTTCGTTGCCGCTGCGGAGACCGGTCAATTTTCTCAAGCAGCGAGCAAAGTGCATGTCTCGCAGTCCGCAATCACCACTGCAGTGATGCAGCTAGAAGAGCGCTTAGGTGTGAAGCTGTTCGAGCGGATGCCTTACGGGGTCAGCCTGACGGCGGAGGGCAACAAGTTTCTCCAGCATGCAAGCCACATCCTCGACACATTGCAGGATGCGCTTAGTGAGCCGTTCTTTCTCAGCCATGCAATTAACGGGGTGGTAAGGGTAGGGGCGTCGTATACGGTGCTGGGCTATTTCCTGCCTAATTTGCTGGCGCGGTTCAAACGCAGTTATCCCGATGTAGAAATCGATCTGATCGATATGGACCGTGGGAGTATTGAAGCGGCAGTCAAATCGGGCGATTTGGACGTCGGCTTGATTGTGACCTCCAATGCCAGCGACCTCGGAGGCTTGGAGCACAGCGTGCTGATCAGGTCGCGCAGACAACTGTGGCTGTCGTCCAGCCATCCCTTGATGCAGTCGGCATCTATCACCTTGAAGGATATAGCCGGATACGCTTACATCATGCCCACGGTGGATGAAGGTGAGCCATCGGCGCTGCGCTATTGGCATAGCCAGAACCTGGAGCCGCAGGTGGCTTTTCGTACCTCTTCGATGGAATCGCTACGCGGGCTGGTGGCCCACGGTTTTGGCGTGACAATCTTGTCAGACATGCTCTATCGCGCCTGGTCGCTGGAAGGCAAAAGGATTGAAATCCGCCCGCTGACCGATGCTGTGCCGCCGATGGAGCTAGGCTTGATCTGGCGCGAAGGCGTCAGCCTGAACGAGGCTGCCAGTGCCTTTCAGCAGTTCCTCATTCATGCTTGCGGCTCCTGA
- a CDS encoding indolepyruvate ferredoxin oxidoreductase family protein has translation MGTSLSLDDKYTQISGYQLMTGVQALVRLPIMQRQRDLAAGLNTAGFISGYRGSPLGGFDQHLWRARDYLKESHTQFQPGVNEELAATSIWGTQQVNIFEGATYDGVFGMWYGKGPGVDRSGDVFRHANAAGTSKFGGVLAVAGDDHGARSSSLPHQTEHIFKAVMMPVLAPSGVQEYLDYGIHGWAMSRYSGCWVALKAVADTVESAAIVDIDPFRVESIIPDFQIPEGGLNIRWPDPPLAQEQRLLEHKLYAALAYARANRIDRVVMDSPNARIGIITAGKSYLDVCQALEMLGIDAEQVQQMGLRVYKVGMVWPLEAEGVRHFAEGLEEIIVVEEKRHMIEYQMKEELYNWREDVRPRIVGKFDDKGEWSMPHTDWLLPAISELTPAHIARALAKRILRLHPDERLQLRLQQLEAQLTTKNVLGALMDRVPHYCSGCPHNISTKVPQGSRALAGIGCHYMAAWIYPQTQTFSQMGGEGVAWIGQAPFTTTKHVFANLGDGTYFHSGILAIRAAVAAKVQMTYKILYNDAVAMTGGQPVDGILTVPQITQQLAAEGVKRIAVVTDEPEKYASVTDLAEGVPVLHRDDMEKLQKELREFEGVSAIVYDQTCAAEKRRRRKRGKFPDPARRVVINQAVCEGCGDCSSKSNCMSVVTVDTEFGQKRSIDQSSCNKDFSCLSGFCPSFVTVEGGALRKAKALGNTGADEWHLPTPAMASLDQPYSILVTGVGGTGVVTIGALLGMAAYIEGKGVLNLDMAGMAQKGGAVWSHIRIAAEQSQLHAPRIAAGETSLLLGCDLVVSANNETLEKLRQGVTHAVVNSDESITSEFVRTFAMQAESGNLEAHPDPKFRTQAMSAQIADAVGEGQSTFLDASRIATALMGDSIATNTFMLGFAYQKGWLPVAQESLVQAIELNGTAIEFNLKAFDWGRRAAVDLPRLRNLIDSNSSKSAGQHLSQNLDEVIQRRITTLTEYQNAKLGEKYLARVQQFRDAETRIAGEPGKLTETVARNYFKVLATKDEYEVARLFTNGDFMKKIEAQFEGNYKLNFHLAPPIMNNAKPGEEPKKRSFGPWMMRSFKLLARMKFLRNSIIDPFGYTAERKVEREWLAIYEGILDEVLEKLSAEKLPIAIELTNLPDIVRGYGPVKERYLDQAHAQHARLLSAWRNEQKAQFHDATTQDARIQATQL, from the coding sequence ATGGGAACGTCCCTCTCGCTTGATGACAAGTATACCCAGATAAGCGGCTATCAACTGATGACCGGCGTTCAGGCACTGGTGCGCCTGCCGATCATGCAGCGCCAGCGCGACCTGGCAGCTGGGCTGAATACCGCAGGATTTATCTCCGGCTATCGGGGCTCGCCCCTCGGCGGCTTTGACCAGCACCTGTGGCGTGCTCGGGATTACCTAAAAGAGAGCCACACCCAGTTCCAGCCAGGCGTCAACGAGGAGCTTGCGGCCACCTCCATCTGGGGGACCCAGCAGGTCAACATCTTTGAAGGCGCAACCTATGACGGTGTGTTCGGTATGTGGTACGGCAAAGGCCCGGGCGTTGACCGCTCCGGAGACGTATTCCGCCATGCCAATGCCGCCGGCACATCGAAATTTGGTGGCGTACTGGCTGTCGCCGGTGACGACCATGGCGCCCGCTCCTCTTCACTGCCTCACCAGACTGAGCATATCTTTAAAGCCGTGATGATGCCGGTTCTGGCGCCTTCTGGTGTGCAGGAATACCTGGATTACGGTATTCATGGCTGGGCGATGTCGCGTTACTCCGGTTGCTGGGTGGCGCTGAAGGCCGTCGCCGATACTGTTGAGAGCGCAGCAATTGTCGATATCGATCCGTTCCGCGTCGAATCGATCATTCCTGACTTCCAGATCCCCGAAGGCGGCCTGAACATCCGCTGGCCCGACCCACCGTTGGCTCAGGAACAACGCCTGCTCGAACATAAGCTTTATGCGGCATTGGCATACGCCCGGGCCAATCGTATCGACCGCGTGGTAATGGACTCGCCTAATGCGCGAATCGGCATCATCACCGCAGGCAAATCCTATCTGGACGTGTGCCAGGCGCTGGAGATGCTCGGCATTGATGCAGAGCAGGTGCAGCAGATGGGCCTGCGGGTTTACAAAGTGGGCATGGTCTGGCCTCTGGAAGCCGAAGGCGTGCGCCATTTTGCTGAGGGTCTGGAAGAAATCATCGTGGTGGAAGAAAAGCGCCACATGATCGAATACCAAATGAAAGAAGAGCTGTACAACTGGCGTGAAGACGTAAGGCCCCGCATCGTTGGTAAGTTCGACGACAAGGGTGAGTGGAGCATGCCCCACACCGATTGGCTGCTTCCGGCCATCAGTGAACTGACTCCGGCACACATCGCCCGCGCTCTGGCCAAGCGAATTCTGCGCTTACACCCCGACGAACGACTGCAACTGCGGTTACAACAGCTCGAGGCACAGCTCACCACCAAAAACGTACTGGGCGCATTGATGGATCGCGTGCCGCATTACTGCTCGGGTTGCCCGCACAATATTTCCACCAAAGTTCCACAAGGCAGCCGCGCGCTAGCGGGCATCGGCTGTCATTACATGGCCGCTTGGATTTATCCGCAGACCCAGACGTTCAGTCAGATGGGTGGCGAAGGCGTGGCCTGGATCGGCCAGGCGCCATTCACCACTACCAAGCACGTATTCGCCAACCTTGGTGACGGTACCTATTTCCATTCCGGCATCCTGGCAATCCGTGCCGCCGTCGCTGCCAAGGTCCAGATGACCTACAAGATCCTGTACAACGATGCTGTTGCCATGACCGGTGGACAGCCGGTGGATGGCATCCTCACGGTGCCACAGATCACTCAGCAACTGGCGGCCGAAGGCGTCAAACGCATTGCGGTTGTCACAGATGAGCCGGAAAAATACGCATCAGTGACGGACTTGGCAGAGGGCGTGCCAGTGCTGCACCGCGATGATATGGAAAAGCTGCAAAAGGAGTTGCGCGAGTTCGAGGGCGTGTCCGCCATCGTCTACGATCAGACCTGCGCTGCGGAAAAACGCCGCCGTCGCAAGCGCGGCAAGTTCCCTGATCCTGCCCGCCGGGTGGTGATCAACCAGGCGGTATGCGAGGGTTGTGGCGATTGCAGTAGCAAATCCAATTGCATGTCAGTGGTGACTGTCGATACCGAATTCGGCCAGAAGCGCAGCATCGATCAGTCATCGTGCAACAAGGATTTCTCCTGCCTGTCGGGCTTTTGCCCGAGCTTCGTGACCGTGGAAGGCGGCGCATTGCGCAAGGCCAAGGCGCTGGGCAACACCGGCGCCGATGAATGGCATCTGCCCACCCCGGCCATGGCCTCACTGGATCAGCCCTACAGCATCCTGGTCACTGGCGTAGGCGGCACCGGCGTGGTGACCATCGGCGCGCTGCTCGGCATGGCTGCCTACATCGAAGGCAAAGGCGTTCTGAATCTGGATATGGCCGGCATGGCGCAGAAAGGCGGCGCCGTGTGGTCGCATATCCGCATTGCTGCCGAGCAATCGCAACTGCATGCGCCCCGTATTGCCGCAGGCGAAACCAGCCTGTTGCTGGGTTGCGACCTGGTGGTCAGCGCCAATAACGAAACTCTGGAAAAGCTGCGTCAAGGAGTAACCCACGCGGTAGTGAACTCCGACGAAAGCATCACCAGCGAGTTCGTGCGCACCTTTGCCATGCAGGCCGAGAGCGGCAACCTCGAAGCGCACCCGGATCCGAAGTTCCGCACCCAGGCCATGTCGGCGCAGATCGCTGATGCTGTTGGCGAGGGTCAATCGACTTTCCTTGATGCCAGCCGCATCGCCACCGCACTGATGGGCGACTCGATCGCTACCAACACCTTTATGCTCGGCTTCGCCTATCAGAAGGGCTGGTTGCCGGTCGCACAAGAATCGCTGGTTCAGGCCATCGAGCTGAATGGAACGGCTATTGAGTTCAACCTTAAGGCATTCGATTGGGGCCGCCGTGCTGCCGTCGACCTGCCACGCCTGCGCAACCTGATCGACAGCAACAGCAGCAAATCCGCCGGGCAGCACCTGTCGCAGAACCTGGATGAGGTCATCCAGCGCCGTATAACGACCCTGACCGAGTATCAGAACGCCAAACTGGGAGAAAAGTACCTGGCTCGCGTGCAGCAGTTCCGTGATGCTGAAACGCGGATTGCTGGCGAGCCCGGCAAGCTGACTGAAACTGTGGCGCGTAATTATTTCAAGGTGCTGGCTACCAAGGATGAATACGAGGTGGCTCGACTGTTCACCAATGGCGACTTCATGAAAAAGATCGAAGCGCAGTTTGAGGGAAACTACAAACTCAACTTCCATCTCGCTCCGCCCATCATGAACAACGCCAAGCCTGGCGAAGAGCCAAAAAAACGCAGCTTCGGCCCTTGGATGATGCGCAGCTTCAAGCTGCTGGCAAGAATGAAATTCCTGCGAAACTCGATCATCGACCCCTTCGGCTACACCGCCGAGCGCAAGGTCGAACGCGAATGGCTGGCAATCTATGAAGGCATTCTTGACGAGGTGCTTGAGAAGCTTAGCGCCGAGAAACTGCCAATCGCTATCGAGCTGACCAACCTGCCTGACATTGTTCGTGGCTATGGCCCGGTTAAGGAACGCTATCTTGATCAAGCCCACGCTCAACATGCTCGCTTGTTATCCGCATGGCGCAATGAGCAAAAGGCTCAATTCCATGATGCGACCACCCAGGATGCGCGCATCCAGGCCACGCAGCTCTAA